The following proteins are encoded in a genomic region of Phalacrocorax carbo chromosome 2, bPhaCar2.1, whole genome shotgun sequence:
- the AQP4 gene encoding aquaporin-4 isoform X1, whose product MSDGAAAPRRGKCGRLCKCDSIMVAFKGVWTQPFWKAVSAEFLAMLIFVLLSLGSTINWGGAEKPLPVDMVLISLCFGLSIATMVQCFGHISGGHINPAVTVAMVCTRKISLAKSVFYILAQCLGAIVGAGILYLVTPPSVVGGLGVTAVHGDLSAGHGLLVELIITFQLVFTIFASCDSKRSDVTGSVALAIGFSVAIGHLFAINYTGASMNPARSFGPAVIMGRWENQWVYWVGPIIGAVLAGALYEYVYCPDAELKHRFKGVFSKATQPSKGKYIEVDDNRSHVETDDLILKPGIVHVIDIDRGEDKKGKDPSSEVLSSV is encoded by the exons taaGTGTGGACGTCTGTGCAAGTGTGACAGCATCATGGTGGCGTTTAAAGGAGTCTGGACTCAGCCCTTCTGGAAAGCCGTTTCGGCAGAATTTTTGGCCATGCTGATTTTTGTCCTCCTCAGCCTTGGCTCCACGATCAACTGGGGCGGAGCAGAGAAGCCCCTGCCTGTAGACATGGTCCtcatctccctctgctttggaCTCAGCATTGCAACCATGGTGCAGTGCTTTGGACACATCAGCGGAGGCCACATTAACCCTGCTGTGACCGTGGCAATGGTCTGCACTAGGAAGATCAGCCTCGCCAAGTCTGTCTTCTACATTCTTGCCCAGTGCCTGGGAGCCATCGTGGGCGCAGGCATCCTTTACCTCGTCACACCGCCAAGCGTGGTGGGAGGCCTGGGAGTCACTGCG GTACACGGGGATCTTTCCGCTGGCCATGGACTCCTGGTGGAGTTGATAATTACATTCCAGCTGGTTTTTACTATTTTTGCCAGCTGTGATTCAAAACGAAGTGATGTCACTGGTTCAGTAGCTCTAGCAATTGGATTTTCTGTTGCAATTGGACATTTATTTGCT ATCAATTACACCGGTGCCAGTATGAACCCTGCTCGATCATTTGGACCTGCTGTGATCATGGGGAGATGGGAAAACCAATGG GTGTATTGGGTGGGACCAATAATAGGAGCAGTCCTTGCTGGTGCTCTTTATGAGTACGTCTATTGCCCCGATGCTGAACTCAAGCACCGTTTTAAGGGTGTCTTCAGTAAGGCTACTCAGCCGTCCAAAGGGAAGTACATTGAGGTGGACGATAACAGGAGCCACGTAGAAACCGATGACCTGATCCTGAAGCCTGGCATAGTTCATGTGATTGATATCGACAGGGGTGAGGACAAGAAGGGAAAAGATCCATCCAGTGAGGTGTTGTCTTCTGTATGA
- the AQP4 gene encoding aquaporin-4 isoform X2 translates to MVAFKGVWTQPFWKAVSAEFLAMLIFVLLSLGSTINWGGAEKPLPVDMVLISLCFGLSIATMVQCFGHISGGHINPAVTVAMVCTRKISLAKSVFYILAQCLGAIVGAGILYLVTPPSVVGGLGVTAVHGDLSAGHGLLVELIITFQLVFTIFASCDSKRSDVTGSVALAIGFSVAIGHLFAINYTGASMNPARSFGPAVIMGRWENQWVYWVGPIIGAVLAGALYEYVYCPDAELKHRFKGVFSKATQPSKGKYIEVDDNRSHVETDDLILKPGIVHVIDIDRGEDKKGKDPSSEVLSSV, encoded by the exons ATGGTGGCGTTTAAAGGAGTCTGGACTCAGCCCTTCTGGAAAGCCGTTTCGGCAGAATTTTTGGCCATGCTGATTTTTGTCCTCCTCAGCCTTGGCTCCACGATCAACTGGGGCGGAGCAGAGAAGCCCCTGCCTGTAGACATGGTCCtcatctccctctgctttggaCTCAGCATTGCAACCATGGTGCAGTGCTTTGGACACATCAGCGGAGGCCACATTAACCCTGCTGTGACCGTGGCAATGGTCTGCACTAGGAAGATCAGCCTCGCCAAGTCTGTCTTCTACATTCTTGCCCAGTGCCTGGGAGCCATCGTGGGCGCAGGCATCCTTTACCTCGTCACACCGCCAAGCGTGGTGGGAGGCCTGGGAGTCACTGCG GTACACGGGGATCTTTCCGCTGGCCATGGACTCCTGGTGGAGTTGATAATTACATTCCAGCTGGTTTTTACTATTTTTGCCAGCTGTGATTCAAAACGAAGTGATGTCACTGGTTCAGTAGCTCTAGCAATTGGATTTTCTGTTGCAATTGGACATTTATTTGCT ATCAATTACACCGGTGCCAGTATGAACCCTGCTCGATCATTTGGACCTGCTGTGATCATGGGGAGATGGGAAAACCAATGG GTGTATTGGGTGGGACCAATAATAGGAGCAGTCCTTGCTGGTGCTCTTTATGAGTACGTCTATTGCCCCGATGCTGAACTCAAGCACCGTTTTAAGGGTGTCTTCAGTAAGGCTACTCAGCCGTCCAAAGGGAAGTACATTGAGGTGGACGATAACAGGAGCCACGTAGAAACCGATGACCTGATCCTGAAGCCTGGCATAGTTCATGTGATTGATATCGACAGGGGTGAGGACAAGAAGGGAAAAGATCCATCCAGTGAGGTGTTGTCTTCTGTATGA